DNA from Plasmodium cynomolgi strain B DNA, chromosome 12, whole genome shotgun sequence:
GTGTATAGGTGGGTGTGCTTGATCATTTAGCTTCCCTTTTCTGGGCTCCTTAAAATTGTTTCCTtcagataattttttggcatAGGATCCAAAAGCTTTACTTTTCTTCAACTCTCCCACAATGCTTCGTAAATTCATACTGCTGGGGAAGTAATTCGTTTCTGTCCTTGGGTAACTAATGAACCCTTTATTGTATAACTTCTCCGCAATGTTCATGCACTGTTTGGAGGATATATGGAAATGCTTGGACACCAACTTGGTCATTTGAAGAGTGTTCAGTGGAAGGGGGCGGTACTTCTTCACTTGATTTTcgtatatatttgttatcCTGCATAGAGGACTTTTTAGCAGGTCTTCGTAAATCAGGACCACAGCCAGGTGATCATACAACCTCAACCTAGACCACGTAAAATCGACGATGGTGTTTTGATTCgtgtcttcttttttcctcttcgtttctttcttctgcgattttttttttttcgccccacTGAGATACCCCATTCTGGTTCATCACCTGATTTGTCTCCATCCTCGTACAAGTACTGCATCTTGATTGACCAATAATACTCGCttacgaaattttttatgtccatATATCTATTTACGACAAATCCCAAAGTAGGGAATTGGCAAGGGCCATAACTAATAATGCTTGTCCCAGTTTTAATCAAATGGACATACCTAATGGTGAGGAACCTAGTAAAAATAGAACCCATCCTTAGATCAATTTCTCTCCGTACATCTACACTATAAGCTAAATTTCGATTGGGGTACTTCAAATTGTTAATTGCATGAAGGATGTCCTTCTCTGTCACAGCTGAGAATTGGGCCCTCTTAATTCTTATCTCTCTATTCATCACGAAACAGGTATTTATCACTTCAAAACAGATATGCTCTCCTTCTCTATCACAATCTAGCCATAAAATTAGCAAGTTGCAAAACTtggagtatttttttaaattattttctattttcttcttgtcATTTTCAACATAAATAGTAATTTCTGCATCGAATAACTCCTGTGGATCTGTGTTGATCCAGTTTCGATACTTGTCGTCAAACTTTTGCTCCGTTAAATGCCCAGTCACGGAGGTCACATACATAGACCACGTTTCGTGTTCCCTCTTGTAGTTGAAGG
Protein-coding regions in this window:
- a CDS encoding DNA topoisomerase III alpha (putative), with the translated sequence MARIHVLNVAEKPSVASAIADILSKGKMEKKKSCSKYNPVFTFNYKREHETWSMYVTSVTGHLTEQKFDDKYRNWINTDPQELFDAEITIYVENDKKKIENNLKKYSKFCNLLILWLDCDREGEHICFEVINTCFVMNREIRIKRAQFSAVTEKDILHAINNLKYPNRNLAYSVDVRREIDLRMGSIFTRFLTIRYVHLIKTGTSIISYGPCQFPTLGFVVNRYMDIKNFVSEYYWSIKMQYLYEDGDKSGDEPEWGISKKETKRKKEDTNQNTIVDFTWSRLRLYDHLAVVLIYEDLLKSPLCRITNIYENQVKKYRPLPLNTLQMTKLVSKHFHISSKQCMNIAEKLYNKGFISYPRTETNYFPSSMNLRSIVGELKKSKAFGSYAKKLSEGNNFKEPRKGKLNDQAHPPIHPVKNMHKTDKVEEKEWIIYELICRHFLAVCSDDAIGFNSKVVATIGKEEFFCKGLKIVKKNYLEIYIYEKWNDKIIPPFQVNQEFYPYSLLIEEGITQPPKYLSECDLLSLMDKYGIGTDATMHEHIENIQKRNYVFKNSKNLFVPTNLGIALVLSYKKFKDIGVDLTEPSLRAKMEKDMTLVASGTKEKDETIRNYIDIMKYIYQEIYNRIDLLDEQIKYYLHGAAGVGLC